One Ranitomeya variabilis isolate aRanVar5 chromosome 4, aRanVar5.hap1, whole genome shotgun sequence genomic window, aggaagtctgtctgcggtccctccttccaattgtcctccactgaccacaccaatgctgcctgtgtacccctgttgccaaatttaagctgcatagagcctattttattattttaggcctaggaagtctgtctgcggtccctccttccaattgtcctccactgaccacaccaatgctgcctgtgtacccctgttgccaaattcaagctgcatagagcctattttattattttaggcctaggaagtctgtctgcggtccctccttccaattgtcctccactgaccacaccaatgctgcctgtgtacccctgtaatcaatttaaaactgcatagagcctattttattattttaggcctaggaagtcggtctgcggtccctccttccaattgtcctccactgaccacaccaatgctgcctgtgtacccctgtaaccaatttaaaactgcatagagcctattttattattttaggcctagcaagtctgtctgcggtccctccttccaattgttctccactgaccacaccaatgctgcctgtgtacccctgttgccaaatttaagctgcatagagcctattttattattttaggcctaggaagtctgtctgcggtccctctttccaattgtcctccactgaccacaccaatgctgcctgtgtacccctgtaaccaatttaaaactgcatagagcctattttattattttaggcctaggaagtctgtctgcggtccctccttccaattgtcctccactgaccacaccaatgctgcctgtgtacccctgttgccaaatttaagctgcatagagcctattttattattttaggcctaggaagtctgtctgcggtctttccttccaattgtcctccactgaccacaccaatgctgcctgtgtacccctgttgccaaatttaagctgcatagagcctattttattattttaggcctaggaagtctgtctgcggtccctccttccaattgtcctccactgaccacaccaatgctgcctgtgtacccctgttgccaaatttaagctgcatagagcctattttattattttaggcctaggaagtctgtctgcggtccctccttccaattgtcctccactgaccacaccaatgcttcctgtgtacccctgttgccaaatttaagctgcatagagtctattttattattttaagcataggaagtctgtctgcggtccctccttccaattgtcctccactgaccacaccaatgctgcctgtgtaccgctgttgccaaatttaagctgcatagagcctattttattattttaggcctaggaagtctgtctgcggtccctccttccaattgtcctccactgaccacaccaatgcttcctgtgtacccctgttgccaaatttaagctgcatagagtctattttattattttaagcataggaagtctgtctgcggtccctccttccaattgtcctccactgaccacaccaatgctgcctgtgtacccctgttgccaaatttaagctgcatagagcctattttattattttaggcctaggaagtctgtctgcggtccctccttccaattgtcctccactgaccacaccaatgctgcctgtgtacccctgtaaccaatttaaaactgcatagagccaacttttttagttaacacatactacctttgtctgtctgcgccactaaatcacgctgtcctccactgaaaaagctgagcttcaaccttcaggctctcattaagtatttttaaatgtaacactgcaattgccctactacttgggttggggcctagtaacggtgtctgccgctccttggtgttctcctcctccttggtgttctcctccaggtgtccttgtctgagcttcaaccttcaggctctcattaagtatttttaaatgtaacactgcagttgccctactacttgggttggggcctagtaacggtgtctgccgctccttggtgttctcctcctccttggtgttctcctccaggtttccttgtctgagctttaaccttctggctctcattaagtatttttaactgtaacacttttgttgccctacaacttgggttggggcctagtaacggtgtctgccgctccttgatgttctcctcctccttggtgttctcctccaggtttccttgtctgagcttcaaccttctggctctcattaagtatttttaactgtaacacttttgttgccctactgctTGGGTTGtggacctagtaacggtgtctgccgctccttggtgttctcctcctccttggtgttctcctccaggtttccttgtctgagctttaaccttctggctctcattaagcatttttaactgtaacacttttgttgccctactacttgggttggggcctagtaacggtgtctgccgctccttggtgttctcctcctccttggtgttctcctccaggtttccttgtctgagcttcaaccttcaggctctcattaagtattttaaaatgtaacacttttgttgccctactacttgggttggggcctagtaacgatgtctgccgctccttggtgttctcctcctccttggtgttctcctccaggtttccttgtctgagcttcaaccttcaggctctcattaagtatttttaaatgtaacacttttgttgccctactacttgggttggggcctagtaacggtgtctgccgctgcttggtgttctcctccactgaacaaagcagtgccgcctgttacttatttggccctactcactgtgtcagcctctcattacagttgtcctccactgaacaaagcaatgctgcctggttagtcctgttaccaattttgaactgcatttaggccactttattatttgggcctagatctgtgtttcctcctcatcctgcccattgcccagccactgctagattagcccgctggtacattgacccagaccactacattccccttgcactctacacagcctgaatctgaccctgctgaaagtctggttcctcttcccacatactataccaccttacacggggacaaagaggaaggtgcaggtgaaagtgcaggttccttcatcaggtgggggggcccactcgttggcgacgtcactggcacagggcccctcatagtacgcaaaagtgtcgctgccggtgggaggcacccccgccgtgcaaacacaccgccgtactgtgagtggccctgtgccagtgccaatgcgaacgagtgggaccccctgcttgctcaggatcacagcacttgcaacgttgcaatacttacctctaactgctccaccgccgtgacgtagtccacgtttcctgggcccactaaaaacttgaactcgccctaccccccacaactttagccaaatgaccccccaattttcaatggctacctattattgtaaggtaaattaagattgacaagcttaagtaacaagaattgatgtttttggcattaaaattggcactgtaggtgttttcctggcctccactcactgccgattatgcttccccattgacttgcattgggtttcgtgtttcggccgaacaacgaccccgacttttcaagaagatcggccgatttcactcgactcgacttttgacaaagtcgggttttgcaaaacccgactcgaccccaaaaaagtaaaagtcgctcaaccctaatgtatactacatctctgcagagatctgtttgagcttgcaagtttgtaaacaaatacgcttttgcgctgtagtactggccgttagtggtcattactgggtaacaaggatttggtgatgtggtgtgttagGATGTTAAGAtgttcaccaacaaaatggccaccgccaaattttaatttgccatccacaaagtagccaccattagaattaacactttttccacccaaaaaatggctgctaacaatagggaaaagcacacggcctggcccatcccatccacaaaatggctgctaacaataggaaaaagcacacggcccggcccatcccatccacaaaatggctgctaacaataggaaaaagcacacggcccggcccatcccatccacaaaatggctgctaacaatagggaaaagcacacggcccggcccatcccatcctcaaaatggctactaacaatagggaaaagcacacggcccggcccatcccatccacaaaatggctgctaacaataggaaaaagcacacggcccggcccatcccatccacaaaatggctgctaacaatagggaaaagcacacggcccggcccatcccatccacaaaatggctgctaacaataggaaaaagcacacggcccggcccatcccatccacaaaatggctgctaacagtaGGGAAAAGCACACGgaccggcccatcccatccacaaaattgctgctaacaatagggaaaagcaCACGACCCACCCACTTTCTTGCTTGCTGTAACTTaactatttctttcttttttttcagatGTCTGCCAATGACCAAGAGTTTGTTCGGGCACTCATCGATATGTACCGCTCCCTGCCCTGCTTGTGGAAGATCAAGTCTGCGgattacagcaaccgctacaagaaAAAAGATGCGTACGAGAAGCTGGTGGCCCTCTACAAGGAGCATCATCCCACTGAGccggtggatgaaaacattgtgcggaagaagatccaggctCTCCGCACAGTGTTCAAAAAAGAAATGAACAAGGTCGAAAAGTCCAtgaagtctggggccggaaccgacgacgtctatgtgcccaagttgtggtactatgacctgctggcgttcactcaggaccaggaaatccctcgcccgTGCCACACCGTGACAAGCTTTTGTGCGCCATCTGCAGAAGATATCCTGCCCGAGTCTCCTGACGAGCATGTaagtaccccctagcttccctgcttgtagcatgccgtgtgtcttgtatgtttatgagactgcacggtttccaataataataattcacgtttttcatgtttaatccaccagataataaaagttgccacttcctgttcagataagtatgtccaaacagtccttcccttcctttaaatgctgtcttatttcaaaagtTTAACATTAATTTAAATTTTGTGTCTTCCGCACATTCGTACAGTATAGCCGGCAAAAGTAGTTCAGCCCAGCtctgtaacccctgtggtttgcTACCTAGATAACTGTTCCTCATAGTTTCCCATGGACGGGCATAGAggtgttggggaggtgggggctctctagggctgatttgtttgtatgttattgacattttattttatttttcctgtacTCGCAGGTGCCTCCGCAACAGCTCGAAACACCGGAAGGGAACGATgaccagacccctcagtcctccataagCCCGTGTGTCGAGGAGCAGACACGTCCACAGCGGCCATCTCGCAAAAGAAAGGCGACTGCGGGCACACCTGTGGATCTCCTGTCACTGGCCAACAACATTATGACCCAGCATGCCACAACCCAGCTCACCGGATTCCCATCCTTCGTTGCGGAACGGTTAAACAGATTGGACGTTACCCAGCGAACGCACGCGGAGAGATTAATGTTTGAGGTTTTGAACGCGGCAGCCGCTGGCAAACTGAGTGAGACATCAACGGTGACCATCAGCGACCGTCAGCCCAGTGGCCAGTTTTATTGGGGACACCAGCATGAGCCCATGCACAGCACTCCTGTCCACAGACCtggcccacatcatttgcagttccgGACACCACCTCCACCCCCTTCTTTTGGTGACTTTTCGCAAGGACCTCCTACGACCACACACCAGTACAGCGAGATGAACACCTACTATCAACATCTGTAGGGTTCTTGGCTTGAAAACAATAGAGACTTCTTTTTCATAAgctccgtaatcccctatgcctactcccctgcactcactgcccgccgcccgctccgtaatcccctatgcctatgcagcatcaatagtaaaaatatgtcatgtcaaaagtattaaaaaaaaaaaaacacctgctatactcaccctccgccgcctttcccgctcccgggaccgctccattgcaagcagcagcttccggtcccagggaaaggtggcggatggtgagtatagcaggacttcaatgagacttcggaaggtgagtatatatatatatttatatgttaaaaAACTTTATAAGTCTGATTtgtccctcccctactccgtaatcccctatgccgatgcagcatcaatagaaaaaatgTCATGTCAAAAgtattaaagaaaacaaaaaaaaccaaacaaacacctgctatactcaccctccgccgcctttcccgctcccgggaccgctcgctccattgcaagcggcagcttccggtcccagggaaaggcggcagatggtgagtatagcaggacttcaacgggacttcggaaggtgagtatatatatatatttatatgttgatAAACTTTATAAGTCCTATTTGTCCCTCCCCTACTCTgtaatcccctatgcctatgcagcatcaatagtaaaaatatgtcatgtcaaaagtattaaaaaaaccaaacacctgctatactcaccctccgccgcctttcccgctcccgggaccactcgctccattgcaagcggcagcttccggtcccagggaaaggcggcggatggtgagtatagcaggacttcaacgggactttggaaggtgagtatatatatatatatttatatgttaataacCTTTATAAGTCCGATTTGTCCCTCGACctactccgtaatcccctatgcctatgcagcatcaatagtaaaaatatgttatgtcaaaagtataaaaaaaaaacaaacaaaaaaaacacctgctatATTCACCCtccaccgcctttcccgctcccgggaccgctcgctccattgcaagcggcagcttccggtcccagggaaaggtggcagatggtgagtatagcaggacttcaacgggacttcggaaggtgagtatatatatatatttatatgttaataaactttataagtcctatttgtccctcccctactccgtaatcccctatgcctatgcagcatcaatagtaaaaatatgtcatgtcaaaagtaataaaaaaatatttatttttttaagtctctatactacgtggctctgtggctgggcaatatactacatcgctggggaatatactacgtcgctgggcaatatactacgtggctgggcaatatactacgtggctgggcaatatactacgtgactgggcaatatgctacgtagctgggcaaaatactacgtggctgggaaatatactacgtggctgggcaatatactacgtggctgggcaatatactacattgctgggctgggcaatatactacgtggctgggcaatatactacgtgactgggcaatatactacgtagctgggcaatatactaagtggcagggcaatatactacgtgggctgtgtaatatactacgtggacatgcatattctagaatacccaatgcgttagaatcgggccaccatctagtatatatatacactcaccggccactttattaggtacaccatgctagtaacgggttggacccccttttgccttcagaactgcctcaattcttcgtggcatagattcaacaaggtgctggaagcattcctcagagattttggtccatattgacatgatggcatcacacagttgccgcagatttgtcggctgcacatcccaaagatgctccatacaaggcaggatggatccatgctttcatgttgtttacgccaaattctgaccctaccatccgaatgtcgcagcagaaatcgagactcatcagaccaagcaacgtttttccaatcttctactgtccaatttcgatgagcttgtacaaattgtagcctcagtttcctgttcttagctgaaaggagtggtacccggtgtggtcttctgctgctgtagcccatctgcctcaaagttcgacgcactgtgcgttcagagatgctcttaggcctaccttggttgtaacgggtggcgatttgagtcactgttgcctttctatcagctcgaaccagtctgcccattctcctctgacctctggcatcaacaaggcatttccgcccacagaactgccgctcactggattttttttatttttcggaccattctctgtaaaccctagagatggttgtgcgtgaaaatcccagtagatcagcagtttctgaaatactcagaccagcccttctggcaccaacaaccatgccacgtgcaaaggcactcaaatcacctttcttccccatactgatgctcggtttgaactgcaggagattgtcttgaccatgtctacatgcctaaatgcactgagttgccgccatgtgattggctgattagaaattaagtgttaacaagaagttggacaggtgtacctaataaagtggccggtgagtgtatatagagagaaagagagatgaAAATCATGAAAGCGCTAGGGCAGAGGATGCTGCGGACTCCCAGGATTCATATGTTTGATACAGAAGTAGAGTATgtgcatagatagatatatttattgatATGTTTGATACAGAACTAGAGTATGTGCACAGATAGATATATATTTATGTAGACATCGAGACAGAAAAAGGAATTGCATGGGTCATCAACAAAATGGTACACGAGAGCACATCAACCCAAAAAAACATATTCCATAATACATGGTACAAGTACACGAGAGCACATCAACCCAAAAAAATGTATTCCATAATACATGGTTAAAGTAATGGCTACAGTTACGCTACTGCTGGAGATGCTGCCATGGGACAGCCCCTGGCCCATTGAAAAAGTCACAGTACTTCTCCCTGCAAATCGTCGCATCATCAAAGTTCCTTCTGGATCCAAGACTTTCCAAGCCTGAAACCCTGTGCTCGTCTAGACGCCATTCGCCCTGGGTTACATCTCCGTTTGCAGGGTCAACAGAGTCAACATattgtggagggctgtatgcactggcatcacggcggcgtagaaagttgtgcaggacgcaacaggcaagcaccacagagtcaatagacgagagtttcatgttgagtgcagtgtggaaaacccgaaatcggtttgccataataccaaaagcattctccacaacgcgtctagctctggaaagtctgtaattaaaaatgcgtCGCTCCGGTGTCAGAGTTTTCTGGGAGAAGGGCTTCAGAAGGTTGGGATGCAGTGGGAACGCCTCATCTCCGACAAACACAAAGTTCATGTTTCCAGTTGTGTCACTGTTGGGCGGCAAGGCCAGTTTCTGTTCTTTCAAGCGGTCCCCAAAATCGGTGTGCTCCAAAACTCCGCCATCAGATACTCTCCCGTTCATCCCTACAGCCACACTTATAAATTCATAGTTTGCATTAACGAGGGCCATGAGAATAATGCTGAAATAACCCTTGTAATTGTAGAAAAATGAGCCGGAGTGTGGTGGTTGGGTGATACGGACATgtttcccatccaaggccccaccgCAATTTGGGAACTGCCATTGCTGCTGTAATCCATGGGAAATCTCTTTCCAATCATCCTGGGTCTCTGGGAAAGGCATGTAAGTGTGGTGTAAAGCTGAGACGATTGCTTTACATGTCTCTGGGATGATGACGCTGAGCAGGGATCGGGAAATAGCTGCGCAGTAATGCTAGTCTTGCATAGACCTGCCAGTCGCCAGGAACCGCAGCGTGACAgccagtctctcatccacagggaCAGCAGCTCGCATCCTTGTATTTTTTACCGCCTGATAGAAGGTTCCACAGCAGCAAGTAGCACATTAAAGGAATCCTCAGACATTCGCAGGTAGTTCCTGAAATCATGCGGGTTGTTCTGCAGTTCCCTTATTAGGCCTATATTGGACAATtgattcctcttctgcagccactgtctGGTCCACATGCGGTGCTGTCGCTTTGTACGAGTGTTCCGCGCGTGAGCCTCCAGCTGGCGGTGAGCTTCAACCAACAACGCAGCCTCTACAATCACAGGTACATTTGTAATAGACATGGCAACCTGAAAACCCCCAAAAAAGAATTAGTAGTTATGATTTTCAAAACTGACACAAGTCATCGAATACTATAAGGTAGCGTTCACACATCGCGTATTTGCTGCATATTATATGTCCGTTAAATACGCATGGCTAATAAGCAGCGTTGATGCAACAGCCATTCCCCATTGATACACTAAAATCACTACAAGCCGCTGGAACGCTGAAACCAGGACGATGAGCGCTGCGGCTTGAAACCGGGAACGCCAAAGAGTGATTTCTGGAGCCGGCGCCACAACCGCGACGCTGTGCATAAACGGAGACGCTATAGCGATTCGGATCGTGCGGCATCACGCCTGAAGGACCTCCTCTGGCCGTGGTTAGGCGGTTCAGCGTCTTTGCAGGGAAAATGGCGGCGCGACAACGTTCTGCTCCTCTGGGGCAGACCGAACTGTCATTTTTTGTGCGCAAAATGTATGCCCTGGATTATGAGGGCCTGCAGACTGGACCTGCCCACCCAAACCTGcacaagcaggaggtgctgcgccgCATTGGGCACATGATGGAGAGGAGGTTCGGTATCCGCCGCAGTGCGCTGCAGCTGCGGAAAAAGTGGGCTGACCTCCGCTATAAGACCCCACAGCTTCTGGCAGAGTTGCGGGCGGAGACAAGGCGTGgtaagtaccagtatgggggaatcgGGAGACGCACGCTGCCGGGAGGGTTGGAATGTGAAAAATGGTCAGGtcaggggttccagaatctccaccAAGATATAAAATTTTGGGATGTCCGCAATTGCCGGGAGGGGGGAATCAGGAGACGCGCGTTGCCGTAAGGCGCTTCCTAGTTATGCAATAATACGTGTCCCAGGCCAGGCAGACCATTGAACACTAGAGCCCccagacaatgcagagtatagcat contains:
- the LOC143769244 gene encoding uncharacterized protein LOC143769244; its protein translation is MMSANDQEFVRALIDMYRSLPCLWKIKSADYSNRYKKKDAYEKLVALYKEHHPTEPVDENIVRKKIQALRTVFKKEMNKVEKSMKSGAGTDDVYVPKLWYYDLLAFTQDQEIPRPCHTVTSFCAPSAEDILPESPDEHIIKVATSCSDKCLRNSSKHRKGTMTRPLSPP